AAGACAATAAAAAAATGTATATTAATGATGATTGGTCATTAATATCTATTATAGTAAGAATTGAAGATAACTCAACCGAAGGAATAAAAAAATTTGAAAAATATGCCATTAAAACAATTAATGAATATATGAAAAATAATAAATATTATTTCTCAGGTGTTTATGATAAGGTATTAATAGCTAAAACAATGGTAAAAGAACAAGTCACAAACATTATAACAACTCTTGGATCAATAACGCTACTACTTATGTTTTTCTTTAAATCTATAAAAACCGGAATAATTATTGCAATACCAGTAGCATGGTCAGTGTTTTTAAACTTTGCTGTAATGAGATTATTTGGAATAACCTTAAACCCTGCAACAGCAACAATTGCATCTGTAAGCATGGGAGTAGGAGTAGATTATTCAATTCATTTTTTTAATACGTTTATTTTACAATACAAAAAAAATCAAATCTTCAAAACTGCACTTCTTGAATCAATACCCAGCGTATTTAACGGAATATTTGCAAATTCCATTTCTGTTGGAATAGGGTTTTTAACCCTAACATTTTCGTCTTATAAAATAATATCAACTCTTGGAGCAATAATTGCTTTCACAATGTTAACAACATCTCTTGCATCGCTAACCCTTCTTCCATTATTAATTCATTTATTTAAACCTAGTGTAAAACTGGTCTCAAGCAACAATTTTAAAAAATTAAAACAATAATTTAATAACTTCGCGCATATTATCTACAAGATAAAAATTAATGCCACTCTTAATGTTAATAGGAATTTCTTCTAAGTCCACTCTATTTGCCTTGGGAACGATAATGTGCTCCACACCACTGCGCTTTGCTGCAATTATTTTTTCTCTAAGACCCCCTATCATCATTACATTCCCAGTAAGAGAAAGTTCTCCTGTCATAGCCAAATGGGGTCTAACAACCTTATTAAGAGCAAGAGATATAAAAGCACTAGCTATTGTAATTCCTGCAGAAGGCCCATCTTTTGGAGTTGCTCCTTCTGGAATATGTAAATGAATAATATTTTTTTCAAAAAAAGATTTACTAATGTTTAAATCTCCTTTAATACTATTGACATAAGTATAGGCAATATTAGCGGATTCTTTCATAACATCCCCAAGCCTACCTGTCAATTTAATTCCACCCACCTTGGACTCCGTCTTTACAGTTTCAATCATTAAAGTTGAACCTCCATAATTTGTCCAAGCAAGGCCCATTACCATCCCTGAATACATAGCATTAAGCATGCTTTCTTTTCTAAAAACAGGCACACCAACATATTCTTCTAGATTGTCATTGGAAATTTGATAAGATTTAACCTCAGCATTTTCAATAAGCTTTCTAGCAACCTTTCTTACAATCTTGTTTAAATATTTTTCAAAATTTCTCACTCCATTATCTCTTGCATACTCTTGAGCAATTTGAACAAGAGATGAACTTTGAAATTTTAAAGAATCTTTATCAACTCCGTTTTCACTTAAAACTTTGGGAATCAAATACTTTCTTGCAATTTCTATTTTCTCGTTATCAACATATCCAGAAACTTCAATAACCTCCATTCTATTTAACAAAGGTCTTGGTATTGTTTCAACAGAATTAGCAGTTAAAATAAAAAATACATTCGAAATATCAAAAGGAAGATCAAGATAATGATCTCTAAATCTAACATTCTGTTCGGGGTCTAAAACTTCAAGAAGAACCGAAAAAGGATCCCCATAACTTGAAGCAGAAATTTTATCCACTTCATCAATTAAAAACACAGGAGAATTTGTCTTAGTAATTCTTAAGCCCTGAATAATTTTTCCAGGCAAAGCACCAACATAAGTTCTTCTGTGTCCCTTAATCTCTGACTCATCGCGCATTCCGCCAACAGAAAATCTAAAAAACTTGGTACGCAAAACCTTTGCAATAGCTGCCCCAATAGAAGTTTTCCCCACACCAGGAGGCCCCACCAAAAGAATGATCGCACCCTTTTGGGTTTTTCTTAATTTAAGAACAGAAATATATTCAATAATTCTATCCTTAACTTCATTCATTCCATAATGAGTTTTATCTAAAATTTTTTTAGATTTTTGCAAATCCAATTTATCAAAATTAATTTTCAAATCTCGCCAAGGAAGTTCAGTAATAAGCTCAAGATAATTTCTAACAACAATGTATTCAGCCGAACTTGTCTCAAGAAGTGAAAATTTTTCTAACTCTTTTTCGACTACCTCTAAAGATTCTCCCTTTAACTCTAAAGCCTTTAGTTTGGTTTTAAGCTTTTCTAAATCGCTGTTTTTTTTATCTCCTATGCCAAGTTCAGCTTTAATGGCCTTAAGCTGCTCTTTTAAAAAAAACTCTTTTTGTTGTTTTTCTAATCTCTCTTGAATTCCCTTAGCAATTTTATTTTGAATTTCAATTAAATTAAGCTCTTCATAAATCAATTCTAAAACTTTTTTAAGCCTATCTTTTACATTTAAAGTTTCAAGAACTATTTGATGATCATTTTTTGAAGATGAAATAGTACTGGCTACAATATCACATAGTTTCCCCTTATCCTCAATATTAACCATATTTAATTGAACTTCCGGCATTTTCCTATGTGTAAATATTTCCTTAGTTCTAAGCAAAATACTACTATAAATTGCCTTCGATTGGATATCATCTTTTCTAACTGGAATTTGCTTTAAATAATCAATCTCAATTATGGGGAACTTGTCATTAAGAACAACTTTAACAAATTTAATCCTATCAAAAGTTGAAACAAATATATTGTAACCGCCATCTGGAAGATTAATTTTTTTTATTATCCTTCCAGTAACTCCAACAGAATAAATATCTTTACTATAATCAATAATTAATTTCTGTTGAACATTATTGTTGTTTTTTTCTAAAAATTTATCATTAAAAACAAATAAGGCAATGATCCCATTGCCTTTCATAGCATAATCGATTGCTTTCATATCAGAATCAGAGATTAGAACAATCGGAATAAACATCCCCGGAAAAACTGGATGAGAAGGAACCGCTATTAAAGGCACTCTTGCGGGCTTATTGGAATGAGGCAAAATACCAGCTACGGCCTTTTCTTTTTTTTTATCTCCTGACCTAGCTTTTTTAGATTCATCCATAAAATTTGAAATCTCCTAAAACAATTATAACAAAACAAATATTTTATGGAAATTCATTTAATAATAATTTTTTTTATTATAAAATAATAAAATGACAATTTTAACAGTTAAAATTATGACCGTGAATTTGGATTATGATAAAAATTACAATCCACTAAAACTATGCCATTCAATAATAAACACAATGACTACTACTTAAAATTAATTAATCTATGGTGAAGTTGGTAAAGAATAATCCTTAAAAAATCGATTAAAAATGAATTCTAGAGAAGTAAATGAAAATTTGGAAACAAAAAGAAACTAATATTCAAAACCAAGAATTAAATCGCATTGCCAAGCAATACAATATCAATACCTTTGAGGCAACATTACTTATAAATAGAGAAATCAAAGAAGAAGATTTTATGTTTTTCCTTGAAGACAGCGTAAATTTATTACACAACCCTTTTTTATTAAAAAATATAAATAAATTCATAAACAGAATTAATAAAGCAATCAAAAATAATGAAAACATATTAATCTTCGGAGATAAAGATGCTGATGGAATCACAGCAACAATAATAATGTATGAAACTCTTAAAGATTTTGGACTTAATGTAAGCTATAAAATACCTTCAAATGGAGAATTTTATGGACTTTCAAACGAATTGATCAACACAGCTTTAGAAAAAAAAATCTCTTTAATAATAACTGTGGATAATGGTATTTCTAGCATTGAAGAAATAAATTATGCAAATTCAAAAGGAATAGAAATAATAATAACAGACCATCATCTTCCAAGTGAAGATTTTAAGACTGAAAGCATAGTTATAAATCCTCACCTAAAAGATGACAAATATCCATTCAAAGAAATAGCAGGATGCTGTGTAAGCTTTAAAACTTGCCTTGCCCTTAGCATGTCCTTTACAGACCTTTATTCTAAAAACATTGTATTTTTATTTTTAGAAAAAACAAAAAATGAAATTATTCTTCATGCAATTGAAATAAACAATTACATTCTAAAACAATACATAAGATTAAATAATAAAAATAACCTCTTAATCAATTCAAGCAAATTTGAAAAATTTATACAAAACAAATACATAGTAGTCTTTAATAAAGAAGATCAAGATCAATTATTACATAAACACTTCGCAAAAGGCATAAACACAATTGATATTAGTGAAAATTTTATAAAAAAATATCCAAATTTTAGAAAAAAAACATTAACAGACTTAATCCAAGCAACTAAATATTTCAGATATAAAGAAGTTGGGATTAAAGACAAGCTTTACTACATATTTTACAACATAATTTTTGAAACCAACAAAAATTTACTCCAAAAATGCCTAAAAAAACTTAGCTTCGTTGCAATAGGAACAATAGCAGACAATATGCCTATTATTAATGAAAACAGAATAATCCTAAAAGTAGGACTTAAAGAAATCGCACTAAGAGAAAGAATGTCTATTAATTATCTATTAAAAGATGCAAACATATTAACAAAATCAAATATAACTTCAATGGATATTGCATATAAAATTGCACCAATACTAAACTCAACAGGAAGGCTTGAAAAAGCAGATATGGCAATTAATTTTTTACTAACTAACGATATTGATCAAATAGAAAACAAATTCAAAGAAATAAAAGAAATCAACGAACTGAGAAAATGCAAAGAAGAAAAAGCTTGGAGTTCGCATAATAAAAATACTATTTTTAAAAACGATAAATTCATAGTTTGTTATGATAACAATACTCCAAAAGGAATAAGTTCTAGAATTGCAACTAGGCTTTCTGCTTACTATCAAAAAGTTGCTATTTTTTTAACAAAGCAAGATAATATTATTAAAGGATCAATTAGATCCAACAATAAAATCAATTCAAAAACACTAATATCAATAATACCTTCCCATTTAGTAATAAATTCAGGAGGGCATAAAGCTGCAGCTGGATTTACACTGCATGAAAATCTACTCGAAGATTTTATTAAAGAACTAGAATATGCAACTACAAAAGTTGAATATGAAACTACTAATGAAAACGAATCAATACTAATAGATGCTATTTTTCCAAAGGATTTAACAAAAGATTCTCTTTTCAAAACAATAGAAATATTTGAACCTTACGGTTATAAATTTAGAGAGCCAATATTAATGATGGAAAATGCTTACCTTCAAGAACTTAAAATAATTGAAAAAAATCATAGCTCAAAACATATAAATATGCGAATTAAATCACAAAACGATTGCTATAAAGCTATTTTTTTTAACGGAACAAAAAAAATAGAAGAATTGGATATAAAAGAAAATCAATATTTAGATATCATTTTTACAGTTAATGAAGATTTTTATTATCCTGGAGAAAAAATTTTGAAAATCATAGACATAAAAAAGAGCGCTCAAATCAATGTATAGAATACAAAAAACTTTACTCATATTGTGTATTCTAGGAATAGAAAACATAAATTCAGAAATAACAAATACTATTCCTAAAGTCCAATATAAAAAAGAGGCATTTCAAGGAGATTACATATACTTTGCAAGTAATCAAAACTTTAAAAGTTTATCACTTTTAAGCACAAACAAAAATCCAATCATAAGCTCTTCCCCATTTAAATTTACAGTGGGGAGCAAAATTTACTACATAGCATTAATAGGAATTACACCAATGATAAAAGAAGGTAAAAGAAAAATTCAAATAGAATTTGAAAATAAAAGCTACATCAAAGAAATAGAAATAAAAAAATTTAACTTCAAAAGAACAAAAATTAGTTTTAATAAAGAAAAAGCCAAACTTATAACCAAAAAAAAATCAACAAAACAAAAAGAACAAGCTTTGGTTTTGTGGAATATTATTGGCAATACTGGAGACACAACAATATACCACTATGATGCTTTAGTCAAACCAATAAAAGACCAATACATTGTAACAAGTCAATACGGAGATTTAAGGCTTTACATGCAAGGTAACAAAAAAATTTCAAATTATACAATGCACAACGGAATTGATTATGCTCCATTTAAAAGAGAAAATACTCCGATTTTTGCAGCTGGCAAAGGAAAAGTTGTGTTTGCACAAAATAGAGAGCTAACGGGCAATACTATTATAATACAACATTTACCGGGAGTATTTACAATTTACCTTCACCTCTCAAAATTAGGAATAAGTGAAAATAAAATAGTTAGCGCTGGAGAATATATTGGACATACTGGAAATACAGGCCTTTCAACAGGCCCTCATTTACACTTTGAAGTAAGAATTAATGGCATAGCAATAAACCCAGATTTCCTTTTAAATGGTATGCTTATTGACAAAAATAAAATAATAAATAATAT
This genomic interval from Borreliella andersonii contains the following:
- the lon gene encoding endopeptidase La, which encodes MDESKKARSGDKKKEKAVAGILPHSNKPARVPLIAVPSHPVFPGMFIPIVLISDSDMKAIDYAMKGNGIIALFVFNDKFLEKNNNNVQQKLIIDYSKDIYSVGVTGRIIKKINLPDGGYNIFVSTFDRIKFVKVVLNDKFPIIEIDYLKQIPVRKDDIQSKAIYSSILLRTKEIFTHRKMPEVQLNMVNIEDKGKLCDIVASTISSSKNDHQIVLETLNVKDRLKKVLELIYEELNLIEIQNKIAKGIQERLEKQQKEFFLKEQLKAIKAELGIGDKKNSDLEKLKTKLKALELKGESLEVVEKELEKFSLLETSSAEYIVVRNYLELITELPWRDLKINFDKLDLQKSKKILDKTHYGMNEVKDRIIEYISVLKLRKTQKGAIILLVGPPGVGKTSIGAAIAKVLRTKFFRFSVGGMRDESEIKGHRRTYVGALPGKIIQGLRITKTNSPVFLIDEVDKISASSYGDPFSVLLEVLDPEQNVRFRDHYLDLPFDISNVFFILTANSVETIPRPLLNRMEVIEVSGYVDNEKIEIARKYLIPKVLSENGVDKDSLKFQSSSLVQIAQEYARDNGVRNFEKYLNKIVRKVARKLIENAEVKSYQISNDNLEEYVGVPVFRKESMLNAMYSGMVMGLAWTNYGGSTLMIETVKTESKVGGIKLTGRLGDVMKESANIAYTYVNSIKGDLNISKSFFEKNIIHLHIPEGATPKDGPSAGITIASAFISLALNKVVRPHLAMTGELSLTGNVMMIGGLREKIIAAKRSGVEHIIVPKANRVDLEEIPINIKSGINFYLVDNMREVIKLLF
- the recJ gene encoding single-stranded-DNA-specific exonuclease RecJ: MKIWKQKETNIQNQELNRIAKQYNINTFEATLLINREIKEEDFMFFLEDSVNLLHNPFLLKNINKFINRINKAIKNNENILIFGDKDADGITATIIMYETLKDFGLNVSYKIPSNGEFYGLSNELINTALEKKISLIITVDNGISSIEEINYANSKGIEIIITDHHLPSEDFKTESIVINPHLKDDKYPFKEIAGCCVSFKTCLALSMSFTDLYSKNIVFLFLEKTKNEIILHAIEINNYILKQYIRLNNKNNLLINSSKFEKFIQNKYIVVFNKEDQDQLLHKHFAKGINTIDISENFIKKYPNFRKKTLTDLIQATKYFRYKEVGIKDKLYYIFYNIIFETNKNLLQKCLKKLSFVAIGTIADNMPIINENRIILKVGLKEIALRERMSINYLLKDANILTKSNITSMDIAYKIAPILNSTGRLEKADMAINFLLTNDIDQIENKFKEIKEINELRKCKEEKAWSSHNKNTIFKNDKFIVCYDNNTPKGISSRIATRLSAYYQKVAIFLTKQDNIIKGSIRSNNKINSKTLISIIPSHLVINSGGHKAAAGFTLHENLLEDFIKELEYATTKVEYETTNENESILIDAIFPKDLTKDSLFKTIEIFEPYGYKFREPILMMENAYLQELKIIEKNHSSKHINMRIKSQNDCYKAIFFNGTKKIEELDIKENQYLDIIFTVNEDFYYPGEKILKIIDIKKSAQINV
- a CDS encoding M23 family metallopeptidase → MYRIQKTLLILCILGIENINSEITNTIPKVQYKKEAFQGDYIYFASNQNFKSLSLLSTNKNPIISSSPFKFTVGSKIYYIALIGITPMIKEGKRKIQIEFENKSYIKEIEIKKFNFKRTKISFNKEKAKLITKKKSTKQKEQALVLWNIIGNTGDTTIYHYDALVKPIKDQYIVTSQYGDLRLYMQGNKKISNYTMHNGIDYAPFKRENTPIFAAGKGKVVFAQNRELTGNTIIIQHLPGVFTIYLHLSKLGISENKIVSAGEYIGHTGNTGLSTGPHLHFEVRINGIAINPDFLLNGMLIDKNKIINNIKRIE